The following proteins come from a genomic window of Canis lupus familiaris isolate Mischka breed German Shepherd chromosome 31, alternate assembly UU_Cfam_GSD_1.0, whole genome shotgun sequence:
- the LOC100683655 gene encoding sperm protein associated with the nucleus on the X chromosome N3 isoform X2: MRMKRRMPCTKGRKKQNISCPSDNKKNDKVQKEVIRATLGHQQNLDKMKNTKNPTIIVCYYRTNKKIHQNQLESEQETPESSDDPSSGLSVAEARDLGLST; the protein is encoded by the exons ATGAGAATGAAACGCCGAATGCCATGcaccaaaggaaggaaaaagcagaacATTTCTTGTCCCTCcgacaacaaaaaaaatgacaag GTGCAAAAGGAAGTCATAAGAGCAACATTAGGCCATCAACAGAATTTGGATAAAATGAAGAACACGAAAAATCCAACAATAATAGTCTGTTACTAcagaacaaacaagaaaatacatCAGAATCAGCTGGAGTCTGAacaagagaccccagagagctctgaTGATCCAAGCAGTGGCCTGTCAGTGGCAGAGGCCAGAGATCTGGGCCTATCTACATGA
- the LOC100683655 gene encoding uncharacterized protein LOC100683655 isoform X1: MRMKRRMPCTKGRKKQNISCPSDNKKNDKQVQKEVIRATLGHQQNLDKMKNTKNPTIIVCYYRTNKKIHQNQLESEQETPESSDDPSSGLSVAEARDLGLST, encoded by the exons ATGAGAATGAAACGCCGAATGCCATGcaccaaaggaaggaaaaagcagaacATTTCTTGTCCCTCcgacaacaaaaaaaatgacaag caGGTGCAAAAGGAAGTCATAAGAGCAACATTAGGCCATCAACAGAATTTGGATAAAATGAAGAACACGAAAAATCCAACAATAATAGTCTGTTACTAcagaacaaacaagaaaatacatCAGAATCAGCTGGAGTCTGAacaagagaccccagagagctctgaTGATCCAAGCAGTGGCCTGTCAGTGGCAGAGGCCAGAGATCTGGGCCTATCTACATGA